The window AGAGTATGTTTAGAATTAAAAGTCTTCACTGGATATGTCAAAGTAAAACAGAACACATAAGTGCAATTATAGTGAAAATTGGTAATGGAGGGATAGATTGACAACCAAGAGATACCCCAGATTCCAGAATGATCCTCCTTGATATCATGGTTAAATCATAAATAAGGCAGGAGCAATTCAAGAAGAGTGGAGGAAGTGGAGATGAGCTTCTAGAATGTTTTATGGTCTATGACCACTAAAACTAAAGTGTAAATTTTATAAGGTGACTACAAGACAATGTATGCCATATGGTGCTGATTTTGGacaatgaaaacaaaaatatacaaaaatgaGCATAATGGAGATGAAGTTGTTGCAAATTAAAGGTGGCTCACGCCATAGATGGGAAGgattagaaaagaaaatggcAAAACTTAAAGAGCGTTTATGCATGCCACCGACCTTGTCCACTACTTCTTTAAGAAGGGATATCAAGGCAattccctttgtttttcttccatTATATGCATAGGCATGGTCTCATCAATTTAAAAAGTATCCACTCTGGTGAGCACCATCTAAAAGAATTGTCAAAGAAACATTAGCTCACAGGTTTACACTAGGGCTACCAAATATCGTAAACTAGTACAAATGAGTTGGTACATGGGCTTGCATCTAAATCTAAAATTAATCCTACCCTTTCACAACCCTAACATATGAAAAGCCAATGCACCGAGTCCAATCAAGACCAACTCCATCAGGGGTTAAGCTCTCTAAGTTCAGCCCAGCCCAGTCCTTACATGCAAGTTCTCTTAGTAAATCTATGTTTCACATGAGTTTTTCTAGAGAGgccaggccttggtgcaacagtaaaggttgctccattgtgaccaactggtcacaggttcgagtctggaaacagtctctctatgaaagcagggataaggctgcgtacattatgaccctttccagaccccacagtggcgggaacCTTATGCACTGGGTACGAGTTTGTCTAGAGTTGATCTACATTTCGATAGCAATGCTGTCAAATTAAGATTTGCCACATCTTTGAACAGTCCTCTCTATACAGCAGTTATGTTAGTAATTGGTATTTAATCTGCATGAGAATAACTGCTAATTTCAATTTTACAAAGCTTGCAGCAGGTCATGTCAGAAGGTTTTCACTCGTAGACTCCCACAATATGTCTTTTAAATATTTCTGTTATCATTTGGATAGTTTAGGAGACACTGTCAGTCAAAGTTTATGTAGTTTAcgttttaatattttctgtcATCAGAATATTGGAGACTTTTCAATGTTTTTCGGTTTGTCTGTAATTATGATAGTTAGGAGGAATTTCAAGGCTGACCAGATGCTTTGTGAGAGTTTTCCTACTTTCGGATTGACTTCTTAGTAGGTCATTAGTTGGGAAAAGCAATTAGACTCCTAATTGTAATAGGACACGAGATGGGAAGCCCCACAGATTTGAGAATGAAGAAGGGTTTCTTTTCTCACAAATATGTCATTGGTGCAGGCCCGTTCAAGATCTCGGTTGAAGATATCTCGGTTTCCCAAGTCGACCAGGTTTCgacaatatttcggaaatttcaatAATTTCGACTAAAAAATACCAGGTCAACTAATTTTAACCAATTTCAACCAGTCCAGTTTCATCCAGTTTTGACCAGCCCATGACATGTCGAGTTTTGCCCAAAATTTACTAGGTTTCAACaaggtttcgaccgaaacctggGAAATCTTGCTTTCCTGGCTGGTTGAAACCGGCCttgaaaccgagatttagaagtTCAGAACCTTGGTGCAGGCATTTGCAAGTCCCCTGAAGGTGGATTTACACATCTCCCccttctctcctcctcttcttcattttaCTTTCTGTTACTGATACAGCAGCCTTGTTCCTCCCACACAACCAGCCATAGTTTACTTCTTTTCCCATCAAACCATCACCAACTTGCTTTCACAGTGGATTAGAACACTAATCCAGCCCCTCCATAAATGCCAAAACTCTAGCCCATTGAATTATCCACCCTCTCTACTGTCCTCTTACAGCCTCTATAACCCCATCCAACTTCACCAAGGGGCCCCATGAACTAAATCATTTACATATAGACAAGGCTGTATAGAAGCTGTTTAAAGGAGAAAGTAGAACACATAATATGTGCTTtctaccaccaaaaaaaaaaacacataatatGTACTAAAATGTAGGGATGTTGTACTATTTGGTTCAAGTGTTGGCGACCTTTTCAGATGAGCTACTAGAATAATTAAATTTACTTATTCAAGATTAATTCGAGTCAGGAACTCCAACAAAGAAGGCTTATGCTTTAGCATATGCTGCTACCAGCAGGACATTTCATTTTCCAAAGTTGTAGTAAAGGTGGACCATTGTAATGCTATAATTTGGAGCAACCACAGGCACTTTGAAACTTCCATATCAGGAGCTCTGGAAATGGCCTGTACATCACTGCATCTCTTATTCTCCTCCTGCGTGTTTCAGTGCAAtcaatgcctttttttttccttaggaGGTGTAAAATGTTCATAATTTTCCATTGTGATTCACTGAATCTACAGcccctttttctttcccttcttttcctcttattGTTCTCATACCCTTCTCTACCATATCTTTGTTTTTCGCTTTCTGTAAATTCGAGTCAATAAATTTTTTGTTATCAATCAATCCaagaaaaaatcccaaattaaAACAACTGACAAAAACATTGACCCTATTGGAACGTcaaaattttatatttcttaAAAGCTTCGTTAGTGCCCCAACCATTCAGAAGACTCCACACACACTCACAGAGTAGCATTTTATATAACAAGACAATGGGGTCAATTAAATCGATGATAAGTCTGCATCAAATGGCTAAAAATTGAAGTTAACAAACATTTTCCAAATAGACATGGTTGATAAGAGAACTCACTGACTGTCGGTCCCGTTTGTGATGTTTCCTGTCATGCTTCTCCTTAGACTTCTTTCCTGAGAGCAACTTTCCCGAGTCAATATGGCCAAAAATTCACAGAGAGACTCTCATCTCCACAGACGGTAATGACAAGTGATCATTCAGTAATCTGATAATTTAGCACAAATTGATAGAAATTGTTGGTACTTCATATATAGACAAAGTCAAAACCATTGAATCCAAATTGAAAGATTGTGCATTGTATATGCAACAACTTTAGCCTTAAAGAGATAGTTccaggaaacaacaatgaaCTAAGCTAGAATCCGTgcttgaaaagaaagaaacaaaagaaggaaactGAAATTAAGGTTTCTGGCCCTAAAGAAGATAATTAAGTGACATAAATAACTAGAAACTCCAAATGAAATAAAACGTAATCAACAAATAGATACATATAttgatcccaaaaaaaaaaaaacagataaatACATATTGCAGCCTGTGAGAAGTCTATCTCAAACAAATATAAGAAGAGATAGAAGGCATGAGAGAAATGAGGGCGGGCGACTACAACACTACTCAAACCTTTATCAGAGTGGCGTTTGGAGTGCTTGTGAGATTTCTCGCTcttaatcttttctttcttgtcgCTTTTgaccttctttctctccctatcGTCTCTGGTTCTGTACTTTTTCCTCCTGCCTTCTTCTGCAGGAACCCCAAAAACTACGACTCTCTTATTGAGAAAACCCAAACCGAACAGATATGAAGTAGAACAGTAATATAGCTTTAAATCACAAAGGAATAGATTGTATTGAAGGGAATATGAAGACCTTCGGAGATTGAAGACGAGCGCCTCTTCTTCGATTTCCCGTCGCTCCccatttttatgatttttctgCTTTTCTGAACCCTGCTTCTTCAATTACAGATGCAGAGGTCTCTTACATACTCTCGTGGTCCTTACGCGAGTCACGACTCACGAGTTGCCATTGTTGATAGACCGAAAAAGCCATCTATTATAATTATCCTCATCCGGCCGGCCCATATAGGCTCACAGAAAAACCAGATGGAGCGGACCCATTCGGAACCCCACTGCACCAGCTTCTTCGGAGGATACATTCTGGGCTAGGGGTGGCCGAActtaaaaaacccaaatcataaCCGCTCATAAAATTTAACCCGAAATCCATCGACCTTCTGGTTATTggtcagatttttttttttaagaaaaattcAACTTTCGTTTGGATTTCTGGGATAAATTAATCAATATCGATACTTGTTGTGTTAAGTgacactaggggtgtcaacgggctgTTTTCGGTTCGGGCTTTTTGGTTTcagtgtgacttttatagaaatcgaaaccaaaccattaagaaatattcggtttcggtgcggtttggtttcgtgtcggtttcggtttatgataactggttgatatcggtttggattcggtttggtaccggttttatataactagtaaggtccggttagtgctaatttttcttctctttctcttttaagtacataaaatatttcaaatacaatgcatctttgtatcctatgtcctatggcctatggatacaattgattgggtaatcactaacaagggatatgagataaagtgagaaactatcacaacacatttagggggcaatagggcattaggcatttattgatttactcatttatcgggttaggtcggttcggtttgggttcgggcctaacggttcgggctaccggtgcaccgtcgggctagcccaaaccaaaccaaaccgtttgcctttaTGGATCCacaaatcgaaccgaaccattaagaatTCGGcccggtgtggtccgggctcgttTGGGCTGGTTCGGGCCGCTTTCAccggttcgggttgggtattgacacccctaaatgaCACCTTCAAAACAATGCATAAAAGATTAGCGATTAACTGCAATATTGTGATAATGACAAAAGAAGGCTATTAGAAGCTAATAATTTTGGAATGAGATTAACCTCCTTTCTTTGAGCACCTTCGAGCCTGATAAAATCGACGCAAATCTtgggattgggctcctctccttgtAGGACattgcccaatgaggcatccaacggttgagttATGCCGCGCACATCTCAATGGCTGACTGAATATGCACCGGGATGTATACAGCACaatccagccgttggatgcctcattgggcactcattgggcaaTGCCCTCCAAAGAAAGGAGTTGAATCCAAAATCTTGAGCATCCTTGATGTTATGGGCGTAGTTCATTAATATGTAGGAACCAATATCGATCACCAATAATGTCGATATCAATACTGATATGTATTGGCCGAATCATAGATATTAGATCAAAAGgtcattttttctctttttattttttattttattttactttttttcgagtggaaaaaaatattttggtgGTTTTTTGGGGTGCTCTTTGTATTTGGATAGTGGTGTGACAATGTTCTCTTTGTCaagaaaaatagggaaaatacTGTTGTTTCTCCCGTATTTGTCACATTGGGTTTTGAGTTGAAGATTGTATAATCTTGTGAATCCACTTATTTTGGTGAGTTGAAGATTGTATAATCTTGTGAATCCACTTATTTTGGTGAATTACTTTGTAATCTAACAAGGGCTTTTTCTCTTGATTATGAGCAACGATATGAGTTAGAGAACAAGTAAAGGAGCCAGATAGAGAGGGAAGAGTGAAGGTTGATGAAAGGTTAAAGAGTGAAGATGCTTTTAACTCATCATGTCATTTCATTCCAATGTCCAGCTATACAGTTTTTGACGGTTCTATTAAATTATCAAAAGAGAATGGGCATTATGTGACAAGTAGAAGATTTATCTGGACCAAGTCCTGTGATTATTTCCCTTTCACTTTCAAGGGTTTTCCACATTAAAATTGATACGTTTGTTTTGTGACTTGgttgatttaattatttacaTAGCTAGTATTGCGTATACTTGTTCATTATACTTATCATAACTTACACACAGatgaaaaaatatttatttatctcaacaagtggtatcaaagccaagtTCTTACGATTATGTGTAATGACAGAGAGAAACACTTCAACACATAATAGGGTTCGAAGGCCACAATACGGTTCATAGGTATAGAAATAAAAGGTTTGTACACACCCATAGTAGGAACCTTTCTTACATGCCCTACCAAGTGTATAGCCATTCTGGCAAttagataataaaaaattcatgatTTGGTCTAGACAGGCATCAAAatagggtgtacccagtgcacaagactCCCACCACTCCatggtctggggaggatcataaatcataaagtacgcagccttaaccctTCTTAAACAGAGAAGTTGTTTTTCCGGcacgaacccatgaccacttggtcacaatggagcaacctttaccattgcaccaaggctgCCCTTTAGACATGCATCACATTGACCTAATTCAATCAATAATTGTCCCATGTATTCGCATGAGATTCATGTTTATCCATGCACGCTGATAGCATCCAATAGTAATCTAAGAATCAAAGCCAAACTGTCATTTTTGGTGTgcctttctttttaaaaatctATTGGCTTGAATATATGTAATCATAGTTAAATAGGCTTGCCCTGAAGCTTCACAACAAAACTCCACTGTTAGGCCACCAAAATACATAATTTAGTTTTTTGGCTGAGGTGTACAATATTTCCATCAAAATTTCGCTTTCATATCAAAATcaacacaaaaatcaaaattcttgATCAATGGAGGAACAATATCACCATTTTTGTTCAATAAGATACCAAAGTGGATGATTGACCCATTTCATACTACAAATAATCGCAGGCAAATGAAATTTGATAGCACTGATTCCTTTTTAAACCTTGGCTATGAACCATTGACTGGTGAAACAGGAGCAAGATATAAGATTTATAAATTTATTCACTTAAGTCTATCATTACCTACCACTTCACAGTTCATGACCCTTGCAAAGTTCACCAACTATAGTGAATGTTATATTGACCTTGTTTATCATGCACTTCCTTGGCCTAACCAACTACATATAAAACATTCAAAAAAGAGACAAAGTGCATGATACCAACATCAAACTAGCTGACGAAGTCAACTCTCAACATCATCTTTTATTTGTCTAACCCGAGattatattgttcaaaaaattTGTAACCAGTACCATTTGAGGTACATAAGAGCCAATCAGAAGTTTGGAAACAGTTATTAGTGGACAATGAAATAGAGTGGACAACAACGTGCATGCCCCCCATGGAACCGCCtctttatttcagttttgaaaAGAGTTTTGGTGCAACCTGTGTTTCAAAAAAGCAGTTTCAGCTGAAGATtctggaaaatttacttaaccaACTATATCGACAATGAAGTGAGGGCTTACACATTTGTCAACACAAGACCAGTAATCGAAGTATTGCCCTGTACAGTGTTTGTGACCAGATTCATCACCTTGGATTCTCTTAACACATGCctgtaatttaaaaaataaaaagttcaaGACAATGTAACTGCAATCAACAGAGACATTTCACATAATACCCAATTATTCAAGGACCAAATGGTAAGTAATGGATTTTTTCAACTGTCATTCCATACATGAAAATAGAGCCAACAAAATCACAAGCAAAGAAATAGCAGACACTGTTCCAGGCATAAAACCACCTCACTTTCATACAAATTAAATTGCAACCACATCTAAGAACTAACTCGACTAATGTCAGTCATGAGCCCAGCACCTATGACCCTTTCCCCAGGACACAAAATTTTACAACACAAAGCATCCCAAATGCTGATTAAACATTCAGAAGAATAGTTAGTCAAAAATTAAGACAGTGCCTTGCCAGTTATTATGAAATAGCATAGAAGATCTAGTATAAGATTTAAAACGAGAAAGTAGACAAACTCTAGAAGGAATATTATCCACAAAATCTTCATATCCTTAACTGGTACTATTCCTTGTGGTTTCAAATGACCCTTTTCTATGCAATTTCTGAAAAAGAACAttcaatgaacatatgcaagcGCCAAGACCCCAAAACAAGTGCTGGCAGTTTCAGTCACTTTGCTAAGGTATGCTTTCACTCACTACTCTGATAAGTACCTTTTGTGGAATAGAATGCAATGCATGTTCAGATGTCCATTACATGGGAGGGGAATAGAAATTACTTTATTGCCAGTAGTACATCTTCAAAACTGAGAAAAGTAGAACACAATGCTGATATTAAGAGATGAGCAATGGATAAGAAAAGTGAACATTCTTGTGGCCAATCCAATAGAAATTCAATAGATGAGAGATAATTTCATACTCTTGACTTTCAGGTAGAAATTAACAATCTGTCAACCAATACTAGTCAgcaaaagttcaatacaaaatcTTAACAAATTTTTTAATCAGATTCATTTAaggtaaaaaggaaaattacctTCATAACACAAAATAATGTTTGACCTATCCTACATACGCATCCATGTTTCAAAGCCACCTAATTACCCAGACTGAATTTGGATATTACCAAACCACTCAAAACAGTGCCAAGCTTACGTGTACAACCTTTTGCCCTATGTTGCATCTGCTGGAATAGTCATTATACAAGCATAGGACAAAATTCAGCCAATGCCTTCTCCCACAGAACCTCTCCGAAAGAAGCACAAGGAGGCAAATCCTGAATCACTGCTTAGCAAGTCCTGAATCAcagcctatatatatatatatgtgtgtgtgtgtgtgtgtgtgtgtgtgtgtaaaaaAGGCTCagccattttttatttaatgggaaaaataagGGGACCAGATCTTGGGGTATTCCTCAGCCAAAATATCAAAATCCATCAGCCCTAGCAACTTGGAAGACCCAAAATCATGCAACACATTGATTTAAGGACCCTAATTTTGCATAGCTCCAGcagaaggagaacatcttctgaAACCCTAAACTGGAAATGGAAACCAATCTCTCTTTAAGAAATTTCTCCCAATTTGACTAATCACTATCTTtgcatgaaatttttttcaaaacgCTGTTATATCGAGCCGACAAATGGGAGGTTTTTGGAGTTGGGTGCACCACCATTGCTGTTATTCTCTCGTGTTGCAGCAACAGAGAAGACATGAGAGAAGAGACCATGTTAGGTGAGATCCAAATAGCTAAAAAATCCATTGCATTTGGGCATCTCTTTATAGAAGAACACTTCGTGGAGACATTTTGGATCATTTTCGACAAATAAAAAGAGACAACACATGCTAAAGATTCACATACATAGGCCAGCTACTGTTTTGTGTGCAAAATAGAAATACCAATCTTTGGTTTGGCCTTATGGTAAGCCAAAGCTTCCACCGGGTAGATAGGtaattcaaaacccaatttcgagtagtcaactagtcatgtagctttcccaaaaaaaattatatatattccATACTATTTCATCTATTACAGAAGTGGAGAAGTCACTGAGGCCATATACGCTGCACTTCTGAAGTCTGATACAAGTCTTCTTGGCCATAAaacatcccaaccccaaaataagtaaataaatagaaaaaatatttctttaccAATCTGCAAATAGTCATAGAAACCTATAGGAAGCAGCAATAAAATCCAATTTCCCTCAATTGTAAGCTATTCCTGTTTTCTTCCTTCAGCAGATTCAAGATAATGCATCTCATTCTTCCCCCCAAAAACATTTCCAGCTTTTCTTCTCCCACTTTTTAAATTTACCATTATCAATAATTTTCCTACCAATCAGTTGTTCTTATAAACAAATTCAAAGTTCTTCTCTAACACGACCGGCATTCAACGAAGAACAAATACAACACATTATAAATGAAACTATCCATAAACAGAAAGACTCAGAACCATCATAGTCAATCCTGGCATCACCATATAAATCAATAACTAATCAGGCAATTGGAGAGCTAGATCCAAAAGTTGAACTGCAATATGCATCCAATTAAATGATTTTACAGCTTCAAAGagttaataaataaatattttatgtttctatGTTACAGTAAGGTGATGCTCAGTCATATTGAAGTACAGGCAACCACCCCCACCTcctcccacccaaaaaaaaaaaaaaacacacacacacaaaacacCCAAATTAAATGTTTTCCCCTATACTTGCACAGTTGTTACTTATATTTGTCAACAAGACAATAAATAAATGAACTTTCAATCATCTAATCTACCTCAACCTACATCATAAATCAATAAAATGATAGTCATGATAAGTCAGATTTCCGGCAAAAAGGAAAGCAAACAATCTGAGACTCAACCAAAACATAGAATAAGTTTCACAACACGTTATTAATGATAAGTATAAGTtcaccaaaattttaaaataaaatatacttcTACCACAAAATGATATTTAGCATTTTATGCAAGATGATCATTCCATATTGATAAATCCATGTTATACAAAAAATTTGGTACAGTTACAGAGCAGGAGCTGCCATTTTAAATGGTATTGCAGGTTGTACCAACAACCATTCCACGGTAGATTGCATAGGTTATCCATAGTTAGCATATATATATCGGTTGTTTGAAACTACAAAATTGAAAGACCATGGACTATAGTCTCTACAATATTAGATGCTGCAAAAGCACATTCAAGGCCAGGTACTTGACCAGTGTGATACATAGCAATACCATCTTTGATGCTCTAATCACACAGTTCAAACACCATGAAATGGAGAAACAGTGGTATTAGAATATGCATGAGATTGCCATAGCTTCTGACCTATGGGATGATAATGAATTCCAACTTACAAAGACAAATACCAATAAATAATGGTCCAGAGATAACAGCAAACAGTTtaagtacccaaaaaaaaatagtccaAAGGGAAGAAATTCGCCAAGTCTTTGAGCTCCAAATATTTAAAGATTCAAAAGTTGGAAGATACCTGATATTCAAGAAGAGGTTTAACACACTTTGGCTTGCAAGTCTCTTCAAGATATTTCTTTGGATCAACAGGTTCTTCATCCGCCCTAGATTGAGAAAACAAAGATAAGCTACAAATTCATAGATAAGTGAAATAAATAGACAATTTCCATAAAGGAGCTTGAGAAATGATATCAATAGAGtccaaaaattttatttcaaggAAAAGGAATAAATATTTGGAGCTCATGCAATTTTccaaccaaataaaatttcctAATTTTGAATTGAAACAGAAGATTAGGATATCAAAGAGAATAAACAGTTACACTGTTACAGAGGATGTTCATTACATAGGGGAAATTTAACCAAAACTCAAATATAATTTAGAAGAGATTGACTTGACCTTCTTAAAATGgagtgtctaaatgacacctctataggtgtctttagaatttgacaccttCATTTAATTGCCCCTTTGGTGGAGGGCCAGATGGGAGAAAGGAAAAGTTGCAAGGGAAGGGGAAAAGagatcacacaatcacacactCTCACAAAGTAAACTCAACAAACTTCTATTCAATTCACTATTCCCATTGTTGGGTTACATGAAaatatttaaaggaaaaataacaaGACTCCTAGGTAGACTATGAAACTGAAAATAACAACTTGCAATTCAAACTGTAACTCTATCTAACTCCTACGTAGGTAACCTAAAACAAATATAagacttaaataaataacctaCTAAATAAATTCGaacccttgttggaccaaaaaccattggaccagttctgttttggtttgggtctccaaatcctatcatgctggtccaaccagccAAGTGGTACTGCATTAAGCTCGCTTCTACTTTCAACACAAGTCTATTCACATAAGGAGCCACCCCAAATGAATGACTTTGTTACCTAGATCTTAGCCAAACTTATATTCACAAGCACCCTTTTCTACATTTGAAAACAAAGCATACTTCTATTTTCAAAACAGTGCTGGGCTTTTGTGTGAAAACGAGCCTTTTGATTGAAGAAAGTAATTCACCATGGCTGTTATGAGCATGAGCTGTTTGCACACTATATGGACCACAGAAAGCTGAGATAAAAATTCATATTAGCCTCTTAGGAATACATAACTAACAAGGACATGCCCATCTTTCATTATCTAGTTGTGTACACATGTTGAACACCAAGCTACACACATTAACATGGCTTGATACTCTTGTTATTTCCTAGCATATTAGCATTGCTATGTTAGAAGTAAGAGACATGTCTGGCTGTCTTCTCACTTATTAAATGGCCATACACGTTGAGATGAAGGTATAAAGTATAAACATCAAGCAAAGAAGTCGGTTCTAGTTTACTCTAATCTTGTTAATACTAAGTCACGTTGTAATTGTCCTGTAATAGTGGTTCTCCTGTATTTGCTTCCCCTTGCAAACTAGGTGCCATGTGAGTATGTGATAGCCAATCAAGATGCTAAAACCA is drawn from Telopea speciosissima isolate NSW1024214 ecotype Mountain lineage chromosome 1, Tspe_v1, whole genome shotgun sequence and contains these coding sequences:
- the LOC122659595 gene encoding cytochrome b-c1 complex subunit 6-1, mitochondrial, which encodes MADEEPVDPKKYLEETCKPKCVKPLLEYQACVKRIQGDESGHKHCTGQYFDYWSCVDKCVAPKLFSKLK
- the LOC122656981 gene encoding style cell-cycle inhibitor 1-A is translated as MGSDGKSKKRRSSSISEEEGRRKKYRTRDDRERKKVKSDKKEKIKSEKSHKHSKRHSDKGKKSKEKHDRKHHKRDRQSFQELSNDDYFSKNNEFATWLKEERGLFFSDLSSDAARELFQHFVKDWNSQKLESQYYEGIASGPRTRHDWKLIQNHT